The following coding sequences lie in one Paraburkholderia largidicola genomic window:
- a CDS encoding alpha/beta fold hydrolase, giving the protein MSSHDTMQRTVTRDGHAIAYTEHGDPRGVPVVVLHGGPGSGSQPGALRLFDLARFRVVMVDQRGTGASKPRGSLRHNDTQHLISDLEAIRAHLGIVRWGVVGGSWGAALALAYAGTHPASVSGVVLRGLFLTSEREVRGLFVTSRFRAPRAWRALMQATRCVRASSLPSACMRSMQPRARGHSNAVAAAWRAYENAVLMHKTAAHKRTSSKHDQTTTAKYRIQAHYLAHDCWLGERRLMALAKRAVASCVAVHAVHGLRDPVCPPGNLHRLMRAVPAVHGRFVDAGHLASDPRLAEALVAVIREVFGTCSAPD; this is encoded by the coding sequence ATGAGTTCACACGACACGATGCAGCGAACGGTCACTCGCGACGGTCACGCAATCGCCTATACCGAGCATGGCGATCCACGCGGCGTACCTGTCGTCGTGCTGCATGGCGGGCCGGGAAGCGGCAGTCAGCCCGGCGCGTTGCGTCTGTTCGATCTCGCGCGCTTTCGCGTCGTGATGGTGGATCAGCGAGGTACGGGTGCTTCGAAGCCTCGTGGAAGCCTTCGACACAACGACACGCAGCATCTGATCAGCGATCTCGAAGCGATTCGAGCGCATCTGGGGATCGTGCGTTGGGGTGTTGTCGGCGGATCGTGGGGCGCGGCGCTTGCGCTCGCGTACGCGGGAACGCATCCCGCATCCGTTAGCGGCGTCGTGTTGCGTGGCCTCTTTCTGACGTCTGAACGCGAAGTGCGTGGCCTGTTCGTGACGTCGCGATTTCGCGCGCCGCGTGCGTGGCGCGCGTTGATGCAAGCAACGCGTTGCGTGCGGGCATCGTCGCTGCCATCGGCCTGCATGCGGTCGATGCAACCACGCGCTCGCGGACATAGCAATGCCGTCGCTGCCGCGTGGCGCGCCTATGAAAACGCGGTACTGATGCACAAGACTGCGGCTCACAAGCGCACGTCATCGAAGCACGATCAAACGACGACAGCGAAGTACCGCATTCAGGCACACTACCTCGCGCACGATTGCTGGCTCGGCGAACGTCGGCTGATGGCGCTGGCGAAGCGCGCAGTCGCATCATGTGTGGCAGTGCATGCGGTGCATGGATTGCGCGATCCCGTGTGTCCGCCAGGCAATCTGCACCGCTTGATGCGCGCGGTTCCCGCCGTACATGGCAGGTTTGTCGACGCGGGTCACCTCGCGTCGGACCCGCGTCTCGCGGAAGCCCTCGTTGCAGTGATCCGCGAAGTGTTCGGCACGTGCAGTGCGCCGGACTAA
- a CDS encoding glycine zipper 2TM domain-containing protein: MSANVTNSIAQRSRIHPLIAGAAVSVILASATGVAAMTGILPVSHAAPPATEQIAPAAAQAASAPLTAAQQTGVVQQTNAAQPVAQPVAQQAQTEAPKPVVHHTHKPRVAPAPQYANGDYSQASAQPAGTRQVAADPYAGEVVAVNAVQSSEPTTGLGAVGGAVAGGLIGNQFGGGRGRILATVVGAVGGGVAGNGIEHAVRKQTSYQVQVRMQDGSYRNFTYATQPQVQVGQRVHVSGDSLTAS; encoded by the coding sequence ATGAGCGCCAACGTCACGAACAGCATTGCGCAACGCAGCCGTATCCATCCCTTGATCGCGGGCGCGGCTGTGTCCGTGATCCTCGCGAGCGCCACCGGCGTTGCCGCGATGACAGGCATTCTGCCCGTATCGCACGCGGCGCCCCCGGCCACCGAGCAGATCGCACCCGCCGCGGCGCAAGCGGCGAGCGCGCCGCTCACGGCTGCCCAGCAAACGGGCGTAGTGCAGCAAACGAATGCTGCGCAACCGGTCGCGCAGCCCGTCGCGCAGCAAGCGCAGACCGAGGCTCCCAAGCCCGTTGTTCATCACACGCACAAGCCGCGTGTCGCGCCGGCTCCGCAATACGCAAATGGCGACTACTCGCAAGCGTCGGCGCAACCGGCAGGCACACGGCAAGTTGCCGCCGATCCCTATGCGGGCGAAGTCGTTGCCGTCAACGCCGTGCAATCGTCCGAGCCGACGACGGGTCTCGGCGCCGTGGGCGGCGCCGTTGCGGGCGGCCTGATCGGCAATCAGTTCGGCGGCGGGCGTGGGCGCATTCTCGCTACGGTAGTGGGCGCAGTTGGCGGCGGCGTCGCGGGCAACGGCATCGAGCACGCCGTGCGCAAACAGACGAGCTACCAGGTGCAGGTCCGCATGCAGGACGGCAGCTATCGCAACTTCACGTACGCAACGCAACCGCAGGTGCAGGTTGGACAACGCGTGCATGTATCGGGCGACTCGCTCACGGCTTCCTGA
- a CDS encoding cupin domain-containing protein codes for MNQQPAPPCFSSVDAQALPWTPSACASGVQIKNLGKANGRAMQLVRFDAGTVFPMHLHTGPEFIYMLEGEAIQNGQRLLPGWVGIAEAGTVDDRFRSDTGCVFLLIYDLAQRFC; via the coding sequence ATGAACCAGCAACCTGCCCCGCCGTGCTTCTCATCCGTCGATGCACAAGCGCTACCGTGGACACCGTCGGCGTGTGCCAGCGGCGTTCAGATCAAGAATCTCGGCAAAGCCAATGGACGCGCGATGCAACTCGTTCGCTTCGATGCGGGGACGGTGTTTCCGATGCACCTGCATACGGGACCGGAGTTCATCTACATGCTCGAAGGCGAGGCCATTCAGAACGGCCAGCGACTATTGCCGGGATGGGTGGGCATCGCGGAAGCGGGAACGGTCGACGATCGCTTCCGAAGCGATACGGGCTGCGTGTTCCTGTTGATCTACGATCTCGCGCAGCGCTTCTGCTGA
- a CDS encoding transposase, with protein MHFEELSNEEWSLVGPILTAQPRAGVLRRGRPRIRTRVVANAVLWVLTTGQSWSKLPAHYPSQPTCRCRLEAWRLDGKLAGMIRILGEMGRSFAYVPETPCVSKKPMPKRDDASIEERGMPRVIWKSQASWQASPAQQELTHELRPDTSSRAFWMGLAVKGARVIDERGYVVYVAADPVPGAMFRGWAEITQNGCRVARSGLIGPKYDAPDEAMQCALRWARRWIELHGVRFEFELLHRAAD; from the coding sequence ATGCATTTCGAGGAGCTTTCCAACGAAGAGTGGTCGCTGGTCGGGCCGATTCTCACTGCGCAACCGCGTGCGGGCGTTCTCAGGCGTGGTCGTCCGCGCATCAGGACGCGCGTGGTCGCCAACGCGGTGCTATGGGTGTTGACCACGGGGCAATCGTGGTCGAAGCTGCCCGCGCACTATCCGTCGCAACCGACTTGCCGCTGCCGTCTCGAAGCGTGGCGGCTCGATGGCAAACTCGCCGGGATGATCCGCATCCTCGGCGAGATGGGACGCAGTTTTGCGTACGTGCCCGAGACGCCATGCGTGAGCAAAAAGCCCATGCCTAAGCGCGACGATGCCTCGATCGAAGAGCGCGGCATGCCTCGCGTGATCTGGAAAAGCCAGGCGTCGTGGCAGGCATCGCCGGCACAGCAGGAACTCACGCACGAGTTGCGCCCCGATACCTCCAGCCGTGCATTCTGGATGGGACTGGCCGTGAAGGGCGCGCGCGTGATCGACGAAAGAGGCTATGTCGTGTACGTCGCGGCCGATCCCGTGCCGGGCGCGATGTTTCGCGGCTGGGCGGAAATCACGCAGAACGGCTGCCGCGTCGCGCGCTCCGGCCTGATCGGCCCGAAGTACGACGCGCCGGACGAGGCGATGCAATGCGCGCTGAGGTGGGCGCGACGCTGGATCGAATTGCACGGTGTGCGTTTCGAATTCGAACTGCTGCACAGGGCGGCTGATTGA
- a CDS encoding DUF4148 domain-containing protein — MKSLIKALAVAAVLAVPVVSFAQSSQPVTRAQVRAELVQLEKAGYVPSNSSDTQYPANIQAAEAKVDAANGVQNSGVGGVADGSSQGGQRASFSPSSYSVPVFEHH, encoded by the coding sequence ATGAAATCGCTCATCAAGGCTCTTGCAGTTGCTGCTGTCCTCGCTGTTCCGGTCGTGTCATTCGCGCAATCCAGCCAGCCGGTGACCCGTGCTCAAGTCCGCGCCGAGCTGGTGCAACTGGAAAAAGCGGGTTATGTCCCGTCGAATAGCAGCGACACGCAATACCCGGCCAACATCCAAGCTGCTGAAGCAAAGGTCGATGCTGCTAACGGCGTTCAAAACAGCGGCGTCGGCGGTGTTGCAGATGGCTCGTCGCAAGGCGGTCAACGCGCTTCGTTCTCCCCGAGCTCTTACTCGGTGCCTGTTTTCGAACACCACTGA
- a CDS encoding phosphatase PAP2 family protein, protein MNTLEAFNQALFLTINATTSTPRWQIDVASFIADYVIYFVPMVLVALWLSGLRNHRATALRACCVALLALGFNQIIGHVWMHPRPFMIGLGHTFIEHAPDSSFPSDHGTVFASVALTLLLARMRWYGELTLVAGLTVAWARVFVGVHYPLDMAGAVAIACVAYGVITPLWSLTGNAVTDSLIALYRKVLAWPIARGWLVQ, encoded by the coding sequence ATGAATACACTCGAAGCGTTCAATCAGGCGCTCTTTCTCACGATCAACGCGACTACGTCGACGCCTCGCTGGCAAATCGACGTCGCGTCGTTCATCGCCGACTATGTGATCTATTTCGTTCCGATGGTGCTTGTCGCGCTCTGGCTGTCGGGCCTGCGAAACCATCGCGCGACGGCGCTGCGCGCATGTTGCGTCGCGCTGCTTGCGCTCGGGTTCAATCAGATCATCGGTCATGTCTGGATGCATCCGCGGCCGTTCATGATCGGGCTTGGCCATACGTTCATCGAGCACGCGCCGGATTCGTCGTTTCCGAGCGATCACGGCACGGTGTTCGCCAGCGTTGCGTTGACCTTGTTGCTCGCGCGCATGCGTTGGTACGGTGAGCTAACACTCGTTGCAGGGCTGACGGTCGCGTGGGCGCGCGTGTTCGTCGGCGTGCACTATCCACTGGATATGGCCGGTGCCGTTGCAATTGCGTGTGTAGCGTATGGGGTCATCACGCCGCTCTGGTCGTTGACCGGCAACGCGGTGACGGACAGCTTGATTGCGTTGTATCGGAAGGTGCTGGCGTGGCCGATTGCGCGCGGGTGGCTTGTTCAGTGA
- a CDS encoding SDR family NAD(P)-dependent oxidoreductase gives MNSLDGTIVAITGAFGNLGLVTAQVLTERGAKVALIGRGKAPGNVPASLAQAYVASGVDLAERDAAQRAVDSIASQLGGLNALVNVAGGFSWETVADGSADTWERMFDVNVKTTVNATKAALHHLTKATGGRIVNIGAMAALKAGMGMGAYAASKAGVMRLTEALAEELKDKGATVNAILPSIIDTPQNRADMPDADFTRWVTPEQIGGVIAFLLSKEAQCVTGALIPVAGRV, from the coding sequence ATGAACAGTCTGGATGGAACCATCGTCGCCATTACGGGCGCCTTCGGTAATCTCGGTCTCGTGACCGCGCAGGTGCTGACGGAGCGCGGCGCGAAAGTCGCGCTGATCGGCAGAGGGAAGGCGCCTGGAAATGTGCCCGCATCGCTGGCGCAGGCGTATGTCGCGAGCGGCGTCGATCTCGCGGAACGGGATGCGGCGCAGCGCGCGGTCGATTCGATCGCGAGTCAGCTCGGCGGTCTGAATGCGCTCGTGAACGTCGCGGGTGGATTTAGCTGGGAGACGGTCGCCGACGGCAGCGCGGATACGTGGGAACGTATGTTCGACGTGAACGTGAAGACCACGGTCAATGCCACGAAAGCCGCGCTTCATCATCTGACGAAGGCCACGGGCGGCCGCATCGTCAACATCGGCGCGATGGCGGCGTTGAAGGCGGGCATGGGGATGGGCGCCTACGCTGCGTCGAAGGCGGGCGTGATGCGTCTGACGGAAGCGCTGGCCGAAGAACTCAAGGACAAGGGCGCAACCGTCAACGCGATTTTGCCGAGCATCATCGACACGCCGCAGAATCGCGCCGATATGCCCGATGCCGATTTCACGCGCTGGGTGACGCCGGAGCAGATTGGCGGCGTGATCGCGTTTTTGCTGTCAAAGGAAGCTCAGTGCGTGACGGGTGCGCTGATTCCCGTCGCAGGACGCGTGTGA
- a CDS encoding PhoX family protein: MAQPLDYSRRKALKIIAGAPMLPLGSAAAASLLAACGSGNDHSASATPAPSTSAFTAASFAGMAAPSLADPAAMATTTVASTMTARFADGSSRSYKLAYQPFFITGDTVPNTTGGTIVAGGYFDIDNQPIIDRSVPGKERQFFSDCPDGTSLIRLDKPTVKGVKGNPVFAVVQFEYATRDQTQTAAGDMYGKLPSPIAVLTLDQDPATGKLTLVSYSNVDTSGAHGLWITCGASLSPWNTHLSSEEYEPDAATIATNTQFQAYSQNLYGSTTTARPYHYGHLPEVTVNPDGTGTVRKHYCLGRISHELIQVMPDKRTVLMGDDATNGGLFMFVADKEADLSAGTLYVAKWAQTSSAGAGAATLTWLNLGHATSDEIEALANTLTNADIMDIVTNESTPPSDPTYTQIHFGGKFNWIRIKPGMEKAAAFLETHRYAALRGASMGFTKLEGTTVNAKDKILYSAMSQITASMVRGNAHSTDIALDKGISSGAVYALNMKGGQSDLGGAAINSEWVPVDMSAPAALVGEDLATADSLGNTANAEKIANPDNLKFSEKLRTLFIGEDSGMHVNNFLWAYHVDTKTLSRILSCPAGAESTGLHAVDEINGWTYIMSNFQHAGDWSSLHAKVQTTLDPLVRANYKDRFGAAVGYLTADPTSIKLA; this comes from the coding sequence ATGGCGCAGCCACTCGACTACTCACGCCGCAAGGCGCTCAAGATTATCGCCGGCGCACCGATGCTGCCGCTCGGCAGCGCGGCCGCCGCCTCGCTGCTCGCAGCCTGCGGCAGCGGCAACGACCATTCGGCCAGCGCGACGCCTGCGCCTTCGACGTCGGCCTTCACGGCGGCGTCGTTCGCCGGCATGGCCGCGCCGTCGCTGGCCGATCCCGCCGCGATGGCGACGACCACGGTCGCCTCGACGATGACCGCGCGGTTCGCCGACGGCAGCAGCCGCAGCTACAAGCTCGCGTACCAGCCCTTCTTCATCACGGGCGACACGGTGCCGAACACGACGGGCGGCACGATCGTCGCGGGTGGCTATTTCGACATCGACAATCAGCCGATCATCGACCGTTCCGTGCCCGGCAAGGAACGCCAGTTCTTCTCGGATTGTCCGGACGGCACGTCGCTGATTCGCCTCGACAAGCCGACGGTAAAAGGCGTCAAGGGCAACCCCGTGTTCGCCGTCGTGCAGTTCGAGTATGCGACGCGCGACCAGACGCAAACGGCCGCAGGCGACATGTACGGCAAGCTGCCGTCGCCGATCGCCGTGCTCACGCTCGATCAGGACCCGGCGACGGGCAAGCTCACGCTCGTGAGCTATTCGAACGTGGACACCTCGGGCGCGCATGGTTTGTGGATCACGTGCGGCGCGAGCCTCTCGCCGTGGAACACGCATCTGTCGAGCGAAGAGTACGAGCCGGACGCCGCGACGATCGCGACGAACACGCAGTTCCAGGCGTATAGCCAGAACCTGTACGGCAGTACGACGACGGCACGGCCGTATCACTACGGACACTTGCCGGAAGTGACGGTGAATCCCGACGGCACGGGCACGGTCAGGAAACACTACTGCCTCGGCCGCATTTCGCACGAGCTGATCCAGGTGATGCCGGACAAGCGCACCGTGCTGATGGGCGACGACGCGACCAACGGCGGCCTCTTCATGTTCGTCGCCGACAAGGAAGCGGATCTCTCGGCGGGTACGCTGTATGTGGCGAAGTGGGCGCAAACATCGTCGGCGGGCGCGGGCGCCGCGACGCTTACGTGGCTCAATCTCGGCCACGCGACCAGCGACGAAATCGAAGCGCTCGCCAACACGCTGACGAACGCCGACATCATGGACATCGTCACCAACGAGTCCACGCCGCCCAGCGATCCGACCTACACGCAGATTCACTTCGGCGGCAAGTTCAACTGGATTCGCATCAAGCCGGGCATGGAGAAGGCGGCCGCGTTCCTGGAGACGCACCGCTACGCCGCGCTGCGCGGCGCGAGCATGGGCTTCACGAAGCTCGAAGGCACGACGGTCAACGCGAAAGACAAGATTCTCTACTCGGCGATGTCGCAGATCACCGCATCGATGGTGCGCGGCAACGCGCATTCGACCGACATCGCGCTGGACAAGGGTATCTCGTCGGGTGCCGTCTACGCGCTGAACATGAAGGGCGGGCAGAGCGACCTGGGCGGCGCGGCGATCAACAGCGAATGGGTGCCTGTCGATATGAGCGCACCCGCCGCACTCGTCGGCGAAGACCTCGCGACGGCGGACAGCCTGGGCAATACGGCGAACGCTGAAAAGATCGCGAACCCCGACAACCTCAAGTTCTCGGAGAAGCTGCGCACGCTTTTCATCGGCGAAGACAGCGGCATGCACGTCAACAACTTCCTTTGGGCGTACCACGTCGACACGAAGACGCTGTCGCGCATCCTGTCGTGCCCGGCGGGCGCCGAGTCGACGGGCCTGCATGCCGTCGACGAAATCAACGGCTGGACCTACATCATGAGCAATTTCCAGCACGCGGGGGACTGGAGCAGCTTGCACGCGAAAGTGCAGACCACGCTCGATCCGCTCGTGCGCGCGAACTACAAGGATCGCTTCGGCGCGGCGGTCGGCTATCTGACGGCGGACCCGACTTCGATCAAGCTTGCTTGA
- a CDS encoding putative bifunctional diguanylate cyclase/phosphodiesterase, whose translation MLQGSYNSLLVLFSLLVAVLAAYTSLEMAGRITTATGRAARWWLTGGAFAMGLGIWSMHFIGMLAFSLPIRLGYDPVVTVLSLAIAVASSAFALWLVCQDAMPAGRLAGGAVLMGVGVAGMHYTGMAAMQMEPGIVYDAGLFTLSIGIAIAASGVALKTAFSLRHNSRRVRPLRAGAAVVMGLAIVGMHYTGMSAAAFPVGSLCVAASDGVNSTWVAVVIIIVTLAVTGIALSISVLDELRLEAENAALTRSLAQANQELGYLAWHDALTKLPNRVLLEARLEEALAKTRVDGSRFALMFMDLDGFKVVNDAYGHQVGDRLLVQVAERLATAVRARDTVARVGGDEFVLLVPGEDEAGAMSIASRLLAVIGAPFEIDGHELGISTSIGIAMCPADGACGHDALTHADAAMYHAKSLGRNAYCFFDPSMNENMQGQLQLTQDLRAAVERKQLVLHYQPQFAAPDGPITGVEALVRWAHPKRGLIGPDEFIPLAEKTGLIVSIGEWVLDEACRQIREWLDSGGCDWNVAVNLSPVQFGHPQLTSLVRDTLARHRVDPRRLTIEVTESAAMRDVDASLRILRSLHEMGVRISIDDFGTGYSSLMYLKRLPASELKIDRGFVRELAHDAEDAAIVSSVVTLGHTLGIDIVAEGVETATQKEFLTRLGCNSLQGFLLGRPVPAADLDVLSREFTQPSLS comes from the coding sequence ATGTTACAGGGCAGCTACAACAGTCTTCTCGTGCTGTTTTCGCTCCTTGTCGCGGTGCTGGCCGCGTACACGTCGCTTGAAATGGCGGGCCGCATCACGACGGCGACCGGCCGGGCCGCGCGTTGGTGGCTCACGGGCGGCGCGTTCGCGATGGGCCTCGGCATCTGGTCGATGCACTTCATCGGCATGCTCGCGTTCAGCCTGCCGATCCGGCTCGGCTACGATCCCGTCGTCACGGTGCTGTCGCTGGCGATCGCGGTCGCCTCGTCGGCGTTCGCCCTGTGGCTCGTCTGCCAGGACGCGATGCCTGCCGGGCGACTTGCGGGCGGCGCGGTCCTGATGGGCGTCGGCGTCGCGGGCATGCACTACACGGGCATGGCCGCCATGCAGATGGAGCCGGGCATCGTCTACGACGCCGGGCTTTTCACGCTGTCGATCGGGATCGCCATCGCCGCCTCGGGCGTCGCATTGAAGACCGCGTTCAGCCTGCGGCACAACTCACGCCGCGTGCGCCCGTTGCGCGCGGGCGCCGCCGTCGTGATGGGACTCGCGATCGTCGGCATGCATTACACGGGCATGTCGGCGGCGGCCTTTCCCGTGGGCAGCCTGTGCGTCGCGGCGTCGGACGGCGTGAACAGCACGTGGGTCGCCGTCGTCATCATCATCGTGACGCTCGCGGTGACGGGCATCGCGTTGTCGATTTCCGTGCTCGACGAGCTGCGGCTCGAAGCGGAGAACGCGGCGCTCACCCGTTCGCTGGCGCAAGCCAACCAGGAACTCGGCTATCTTGCCTGGCACGACGCGTTGACCAAGCTGCCTAACCGCGTGCTGCTCGAAGCACGGCTCGAAGAAGCGCTGGCGAAAACGCGTGTGGATGGCAGCCGGTTCGCGCTGATGTTCATGGACCTCGACGGCTTCAAGGTCGTCAACGACGCCTACGGCCATCAGGTCGGAGACCGGCTGCTGGTGCAGGTGGCAGAGCGGCTCGCGACGGCGGTTCGCGCACGGGACACGGTGGCGCGCGTCGGCGGCGACGAATTCGTGCTGCTCGTGCCCGGCGAGGACGAGGCGGGCGCGATGTCCATCGCCAGCCGGTTGCTGGCCGTGATCGGCGCGCCGTTCGAGATCGACGGTCACGAACTGGGCATCTCGACCAGCATCGGCATCGCGATGTGTCCCGCCGACGGCGCTTGCGGCCACGACGCACTGACGCATGCCGACGCCGCGATGTATCACGCCAAGTCGCTGGGCCGCAACGCGTACTGCTTCTTCGACCCGTCGATGAACGAGAACATGCAGGGCCAGTTGCAGTTGACGCAGGACCTGCGCGCGGCCGTCGAGCGCAAGCAACTGGTGCTGCACTATCAGCCGCAATTCGCCGCGCCCGATGGGCCGATTACGGGCGTCGAGGCGCTCGTGCGCTGGGCGCATCCGAAGCGCGGCCTGATCGGCCCCGACGAATTCATCCCGCTTGCCGAAAAGACCGGGCTGATCGTGTCGATCGGCGAATGGGTGCTCGACGAAGCGTGCCGCCAGATTCGCGAATGGCTCGATTCGGGCGGCTGTGACTGGAACGTCGCCGTGAATCTGTCGCCCGTGCAGTTCGGCCACCCTCAACTGACGTCGCTGGTGCGCGACACGCTCGCGCGGCATCGCGTCGATCCGCGCCGTCTGACGATCGAAGTCACCGAGTCGGCGGCGATGCGCGATGTCGACGCGAGCCTGCGCATTCTGCGAAGCCTGCACGAAATGGGCGTGCGCATTTCCATCGACGATTTCGGCACCGGCTATTCGAGCCTGATGTATCTGAAGCGCCTGCCCGCGAGCGAACTGAAGATCGACCGGGGCTTCGTGCGGGAACTGGCGCATGACGCGGAGGATGCGGCGATTGTCTCGTCGGTGGTCACGCTCGGTCATACGCTGGGTATCGACATCGTCGCGGAAGGCGTCGAGACCGCGACGCAAAAGGAGTTTCTGACGCGGCTCGGGTGCAATTCGCTGCAAGGCTTTCTGCTTGGCCGGCCGGTTCCGGCTGCGGACCTGGACGTCCTGTCGAGAGAATTCACGCAGCCGAGTCTGTCCTGA
- a CDS encoding lysophospholipid acyltransferase family protein: MLAVLKKWLFIVYLLGSGTIWSTVMLLLYPFISRSARYRLAALWCRALVAVMRAAFGIRCSIEGLEHLPKEPSIVLCRHESTWETLAFLALFPRRISFVFKQDLLRIPFFGWVLKGLDMVSLDRGSPRQAHLAVTREAAERLAKGDMVVIFPEGTRVPHGAPVKLTSGGVRLACATGALIVPVVHNAGKVWPAKGWPMGAGEIRVVIGPTLSPVERSPQELSHQVHDWMQAELLKL; encoded by the coding sequence ATGCTCGCTGTGCTCAAAAAATGGCTGTTCATCGTCTATCTGCTGGGAAGCGGAACCATCTGGTCCACGGTGATGCTGCTGCTGTATCCGTTCATCAGCCGGTCGGCGCGTTACCGGCTCGCGGCGCTATGGTGCCGGGCGCTCGTCGCCGTGATGCGCGCGGCGTTCGGCATTCGCTGCTCGATAGAAGGTCTGGAGCATTTGCCGAAGGAGCCGTCGATCGTCCTGTGCCGCCACGAATCGACGTGGGAAACGCTCGCGTTCCTCGCGCTCTTTCCGCGCCGGATCAGCTTTGTGTTCAAGCAGGACTTGCTGCGCATTCCGTTCTTCGGCTGGGTGCTGAAGGGGCTGGATATGGTCAGCCTGGATCGCGGCTCGCCGCGTCAGGCGCATCTCGCCGTCACGCGTGAAGCGGCAGAGCGTCTCGCGAAAGGCGATATGGTGGTGATTTTTCCGGAAGGCACGCGCGTGCCGCACGGCGCGCCCGTCAAGCTCACGTCGGGCGGCGTGCGTCTGGCTTGCGCGACGGGCGCGTTGATCGTGCCCGTGGTGCACAACGCCGGCAAGGTGTGGCCCGCGAAAGGCTGGCCGATGGGCGCAGGGGAAATCCGCGTCGTCATTGGTCCGACGCTGTCGCCGGTGGAGCGGTCGCCGCAGGAACTCAGCCATCAGGTGCATGACTGGATGCAGGCCGAACTGCTGAAGCTGTAG